The genomic region GTGCTCGCTCCACATCACGGAGTACATGGCGAGCTCGGCGCCGGTGGGGCGGCGGCCCAGGACCTTGACGACCTCGTCGAACTCGTTCTGCTTCAGGCCCAGCTCGGCCCAGGGGAGTTCGGTGTCCGGGGTCTTGGCCGCGTTCTCAACGGTGTCGATGTTGAACTTCCGGGCGGTCTCCGCGGGCGCCGCCACTGCGGGTGTCTCCGTCATTTGTTGTCTCCCACGATTTTGTTCAGGACAGAGGTGAAGAAACCGAGGCCCTCGGTGCCGGAGCCGAGCTCCGGGCCGAAGCCGGCCTCCACGGCGTGTTCCGGGTGCGGCATTAGCCCCACCACGTTGCCCGCGGCGTTGGAGATGCCGGCGATGTCCCGGCGGGAGCCGTTCGGGTTCCAGCCGACGTAGCGGAACACCACGCGGCCTTCGGCCTCGAGCGCATCCAGGGTCTTCTCGTCCGCGATGTACTGGCCGTCCTGGTTCTTCAGCGGCACGGTGATTTCCTGGCCGACGGCGTAGTCCCCGGTCCAGGCGGTGGCGTTGTTCTCCACGCGCAGGACCTGGTCACGGCACATGAACTTCAGGTGGTCGTTCTTGATCATCGAGCCGGGCAGCAGGTGCGACTCGGTCAGGATCTGGAAGCCGTTGCAGATGCCGAGGACCGGCAGCTTCGCCTCCGAGTTGGCGGCGTCGATGATCCTGGCCATCAGCGGCGCGAACCGGGCGATCGCGCCGGCGCGCAGGTAGTCGCCG from Arthrobacter sp. NicSoilB8 harbors:
- the purQ gene encoding phosphoribosylformylglycinamidine synthase subunit PurQ yields the protein MTELPLIGEAVAVAENPRLAGARIGVVTFPGTLDDRDAARAVRLAGATPVELWHADTTLGDVDAVVIPGGFSYGDYLRAGAIARFAPLMARIIDAANSEAKLPVLGICNGFQILTESHLLPGSMIKNDHLKFMCRDQVLRVENNATAWTGDYAVGQEITVPLKNQDGQYIADEKTLDALEAEGRVVFRYVGWNPNGSRRDIAGISNAAGNVVGLMPHPEHAVEAGFGPELGSGTEGLGFFTSVLNKIVGDNK